The following proteins come from a genomic window of Nocardiopsis sp. YSL2:
- a CDS encoding serine/threonine-protein kinase has translation MTTPLTPSDPTTIGPYTLSARIDAGGQGTVYLGHADDGSPAAVKVLTGLWGEDGRQRARFARELAAARTVAPFCTAAVLDADMDADVPYIASEYVPGPTLRSAVTDEGPRTGAALDRLAIATVTALAAVHEAGVVHRDLKPGNVILGPDGPRVIDFGIARFTDATQQTTTVAGTPAYMAPEQIQGLPAASAGDMFSWAAVMAFAATGRHAFPGENTMAVIDRVLSAEPDLEEVPERLRPVLSQCLDKDPAARPSAVEVLDRLIGRASSAAAPVARTAVLEEVSTAVDQGTARIRVGPWIPFAGGTADPAKGTAATGPAPGGSGMPTDGGATPQGQWASGAPGPGPEGTGAAGAGADGPGSAAGPEHPADAHAHTGFDSGGSGASAHTGHGTWGHGPASGGADAPGTGTGDRWSPDGVPTERDGLPAQIGVAPTARIGVPPTQAFTPRPERPSGARRTARRRTRPALVTAGMVAALGFLAALLLWSYEQGRPGPVVPTGSTPSDTPVDTVTDEPGASEEQEIPVGTVEDGADTPVVEEPHEPEWTPPAPDCATDPHAEGCAGVEPDVCEYDPETCEEPTDGGDPGGGEDTGGDGTDGDGTGDGTDGDGGGTGEGEGGGTDVDDPVTESATAPENGEFATPWGFATPGIGEF, from the coding sequence ATGACGACTCCCCTGACTCCTTCCGATCCGACCACCATCGGCCCCTACACCCTGTCCGCCCGCATCGACGCCGGCGGACAGGGCACCGTGTACCTGGGGCACGCCGACGACGGCTCACCCGCCGCGGTCAAGGTGCTGACCGGGCTGTGGGGTGAGGACGGGCGCCAGCGGGCGCGCTTCGCCAGGGAACTGGCCGCCGCGCGCACGGTCGCGCCGTTCTGCACCGCGGCGGTGCTGGACGCCGACATGGACGCGGACGTGCCCTACATCGCCAGCGAGTACGTCCCCGGGCCGACCCTGCGCTCGGCGGTGACGGACGAGGGCCCGCGCACGGGGGCGGCGCTGGACCGGCTGGCGATCGCGACCGTGACGGCGCTGGCCGCCGTGCACGAGGCGGGGGTCGTGCACCGCGACCTCAAGCCCGGCAACGTCATCCTGGGGCCGGACGGGCCCCGGGTGATCGACTTCGGTATCGCGCGCTTCACCGACGCCACCCAGCAGACGACGACCGTCGCGGGCACGCCGGCCTACATGGCGCCCGAGCAGATCCAGGGCCTGCCCGCGGCCTCGGCCGGCGACATGTTCTCCTGGGCGGCCGTCATGGCCTTCGCCGCCACGGGCCGTCACGCCTTCCCGGGCGAGAACACCATGGCGGTGATCGACCGGGTGCTGAGCGCGGAGCCGGACCTGGAGGAGGTACCGGAGCGGCTGCGGCCGGTCCTGAGCCAGTGCCTGGACAAGGACCCGGCGGCGCGGCCGAGCGCGGTGGAGGTGCTGGACCGGCTGATCGGGCGCGCCTCGTCGGCGGCCGCCCCGGTGGCCCGCACGGCGGTGCTGGAGGAGGTGTCCACGGCCGTGGACCAGGGCACGGCGCGCATTCGCGTCGGGCCGTGGATCCCGTTCGCGGGCGGGACGGCGGACCCGGCCAAGGGCACCGCGGCCACCGGCCCGGCACCGGGCGGGTCCGGGATGCCGACCGACGGAGGCGCCACGCCTCAGGGGCAGTGGGCTTCCGGCGCGCCCGGCCCCGGGCCGGAGGGGACCGGGGCGGCGGGCGCCGGAGCCGACGGGCCCGGTTCGGCCGCGGGACCGGAGCACCCGGCCGACGCTCACGCGCACACGGGCTTCGACAGTGGGGGTTCCGGAGCGTCGGCGCACACGGGTCACGGCACATGGGGGCACGGACCGGCTTCCGGTGGCGCGGACGCGCCGGGGACCGGCACCGGCGACCGCTGGAGCCCGGACGGGGTTCCGACCGAGCGCGACGGACTCCCGGCCCAGATCGGTGTCGCTCCCACGGCGCGTATCGGCGTCCCGCCGACGCAGGCCTTCACACCGCGCCCGGAGCGCCCCTCGGGGGCGCGTCGCACGGCCCGGCGCCGGACGAGGCCCGCGCTGGTGACCGCGGGCATGGTGGCGGCCCTGGGCTTTCTGGCGGCGCTGCTGCTGTGGTCCTACGAGCAGGGCAGGCCCGGACCGGTGGTGCCCACCGGATCGACCCCCTCCGACACTCCGGTGGACACCGTCACCGACGAGCCCGGCGCCTCGGAGGAGCAGGAGATCCCGGTCGGGACGGTGGAGGACGGAGCGGACACACCGGTCGTGGAGGAGCCCCACGAACCGGAGTGGACCCCGCCCGCGCCGGACTGCGCCACCGATCCGCACGCCGAGGGGTGCGCCGGGGTCGAACCGGACGTGTGCGAGTACGACCCCGAGACCTGCGAGGAGCCCACCGACGGTGGCGACCCCGGCGGGGGCGAGGACACCGGCGGCGACGGTACCGACGGTGACGGAACAGGCGACGGTACCGACGGCGACGGCGGTGGCACCGGCGAGGGAGAAGGGGGCGGCACCGACGTCGACGACCCCGTCACCGAGAGCGCGACCGCCCCGGAGAACGGCGAGTTCGCCACGCCGTGGGGCTTCGCCACGCCGGGGATCGGCGAGTTCTAG
- a CDS encoding NCS2 family permease — MTSTKDGVAPEARTAPARSWLDRFFFISERGSTVGREIRGGLTTFMAMAYIIVLNPIILGGVPDANGDFLSPAQLTTMTALAAGLVTIMMGLVGRAPIACAAALGVMAVVAYQAAPVMTWPEVMGLVVWQGIAIIAMVVTGVRTAVMNALPHNLKMAIGVGIGLFVSLIGLSNAGFVSAGEGGLLQLGSAGGGGHLDGWPILVFVSGLVLASILLVRRVPGAIFYGIVGATVFAIIVHYTAGLSDEAWGSGSPSLPGNPVAAPDFGLLFQVDMFGAWSSAGVTTAGVILFTLVLAGFFDALGTILAIGTKADIAGEGGQMPRVNQILVTDGAGAVTGGLTSSSATLVFVESTAGVSEGARTGLASVVTGLFFLAAIFFAPVFGIVPAQAASVAMVLVGAMMMMHIREIDWSDISIAIPAFLTIAMMPFTYDIASGIGIGIIAYTIVKTAQGRVAEVGWLMWLLSAVFAFHFAMHALGF; from the coding sequence ATGACCAGTACCAAGGACGGTGTCGCGCCCGAGGCGCGCACCGCACCGGCTCGATCCTGGCTCGACCGCTTCTTCTTCATCAGTGAGCGCGGATCCACCGTCGGCCGCGAGATCCGCGGCGGCCTCACCACCTTCATGGCGATGGCGTACATCATCGTCCTGAACCCGATCATCCTCGGCGGCGTCCCCGACGCCAACGGGGACTTCCTCTCCCCCGCCCAGCTGACCACCATGACCGCGCTGGCCGCGGGGCTCGTCACGATCATGATGGGCCTGGTGGGGCGCGCGCCGATCGCCTGCGCCGCCGCCCTGGGCGTCATGGCGGTGGTCGCCTACCAGGCGGCGCCCGTGATGACCTGGCCCGAGGTGATGGGCCTGGTGGTCTGGCAGGGCATCGCCATCATCGCGATGGTGGTGACCGGTGTGCGCACCGCGGTGATGAACGCGCTCCCGCACAACCTCAAGATGGCGATCGGCGTGGGCATCGGCCTGTTCGTGTCGCTGATCGGCCTGTCCAACGCCGGCTTCGTCAGCGCCGGCGAGGGCGGCCTGCTCCAGCTCGGCTCCGCCGGAGGCGGCGGCCACCTCGACGGCTGGCCGATCCTGGTGTTCGTCTCCGGCCTGGTGCTGGCCAGCATCCTGCTGGTGCGCCGGGTGCCGGGCGCGATCTTCTACGGGATCGTGGGCGCCACCGTGTTCGCGATCATCGTCCACTACACCGCGGGACTGAGCGACGAGGCGTGGGGCAGCGGCAGCCCGAGCCTGCCCGGCAACCCGGTCGCGGCCCCCGACTTCGGCCTGCTCTTCCAGGTGGACATGTTCGGGGCGTGGAGCTCGGCGGGCGTGACGACGGCCGGCGTCATCCTGTTCACGCTCGTGCTGGCCGGGTTCTTCGACGCGCTGGGCACGATCCTGGCCATCGGCACCAAGGCCGACATCGCCGGGGAGGGAGGGCAGATGCCCCGGGTGAACCAGATCCTGGTCACCGACGGCGCGGGCGCCGTGACGGGCGGCCTGACCAGTTCCTCGGCCACGCTGGTGTTCGTGGAGTCCACCGCCGGAGTGAGCGAGGGCGCCCGGACGGGCCTGGCGAGCGTGGTGACGGGGCTGTTCTTCCTCGCCGCGATCTTCTTCGCGCCGGTGTTCGGCATCGTCCCCGCCCAGGCCGCGTCGGTGGCGATGGTGCTGGTGGGCGCCATGATGATGATGCACATCCGCGAGATCGACTGGTCGGACATCTCCATCGCGATCCCGGCGTTCCTGACCATCGCGATGATGCCGTTCACCTACGACATCGCCAGCGGCATCGGGATCGGGATCATCGCCTACACCATCGTCAAGACCGCCCAGGGGCGGGTGGCCGAGGTCGGCTGGCTGATGTGGCTGCTCTCGGCCGTGTTCGCGTTCCACTTCGCGATGCACGCCCTGGGGTTCTGA
- a CDS encoding xanthine dehydrogenase family protein molybdopterin-binding subunit, with translation MATTTSPTVTDLSSTTRDGLGSSPRRPDGTLKVTGEFAYSSDMWMEDMLWGMTLRSPHPHARILGIDITEALKVPGVEAVLTHEDVPGAKRYGLEYKDQPVLAFGKVRYKGEPVALVAADHPETARRAMERIRVDYEVLPPVSDSRRAALDPEYPLVHEEGTLKIHEEYHQSGNRVRYQPIRTGAFQDVAGEKERERELLETLRAQADAVVSTEYEVGMQDQAFLGPESGLAVPEEDGGVHLYVATQWLHSDLWQIVPCLGLPEDKVRMTMAGVGGAFGGREDLSMQIHGAMLALRTGKPVKIVYNREESFYGHVHRHPAKMRFEHGARADGTLLYATLEIIVDGGAYASATPAVVGVASSLGIGPYEVPNVLVDAYGVYTTNPPCGAMRGFGAVQACFGYESQMDKLARELGMHPVDLRIKNAMAQGSRIITGQELHSPLPMADMLRRARELPMPADRSELPDPSDLRTLPGGVAGTTHGEGVVRGVGYGVGLKNLCFSEGFDDYSTARVRLEIVAGEPVVLVHTAAAEVGQGLVTVKGQIARTELGVENVAINPSDTRVGSAGSSSASRQSYMTGGAVKLACEAVRASVFAIARERGVVPTDRDEADLSLSGGKLVSAADGVLASLADLLGESASGGTVVEETREHHHRPTEMIDPVLGQGSSHTQFGMCVHRAVVDVDVELGLVKVVALDAVQDVGKVLHPQQLAGQIQGASTQGLGLALMEEIQVKDSEIRNPSFTDYLIPTILDTPPMRIEVLEHPDPHAPYGLRGAGEPPTLSSTPAIVAAVRDATGRPLTHAPVRPEDIVGIDL, from the coding sequence ATGGCCACGACGACCAGCCCCACCGTCACGGACCTGTCCAGTACCACCAGGGACGGCCTGGGGTCGAGCCCGCGCCGCCCCGACGGCACGCTCAAGGTGACCGGGGAGTTCGCCTACTCCTCGGACATGTGGATGGAGGACATGCTGTGGGGGATGACCCTGCGCAGCCCCCACCCGCACGCGAGGATCCTGGGCATCGACATCACCGAGGCGCTCAAGGTCCCCGGCGTGGAGGCCGTGCTCACGCACGAGGACGTCCCCGGCGCCAAGCGCTACGGCCTGGAGTACAAGGACCAGCCCGTGCTGGCCTTCGGCAAGGTGCGCTACAAGGGTGAGCCGGTGGCCCTCGTGGCCGCCGACCACCCGGAGACCGCGCGCCGCGCCATGGAGCGGATCAGGGTCGACTACGAGGTCCTGCCCCCGGTCAGCGACTCGCGCCGGGCCGCCCTCGACCCGGAGTACCCGCTGGTACACGAGGAGGGCACCCTCAAGATCCACGAGGAGTACCACCAGTCCGGCAACCGGGTGCGCTACCAGCCCATCCGCACCGGCGCGTTCCAGGACGTGGCCGGGGAGAAGGAGCGCGAGCGCGAGCTCCTGGAGACCCTGCGCGCCCAGGCCGACGCGGTCGTGTCGACCGAGTACGAGGTCGGGATGCAGGACCAGGCGTTCCTGGGTCCGGAGTCCGGCCTGGCCGTGCCGGAGGAGGACGGCGGCGTCCACCTCTACGTCGCCACCCAGTGGCTGCACAGCGACCTCTGGCAGATCGTGCCCTGTCTGGGCCTGCCCGAGGACAAGGTGCGGATGACCATGGCGGGGGTCGGCGGCGCCTTCGGCGGCCGCGAGGACCTCTCGATGCAGATCCACGGCGCCATGCTCGCGCTGCGCACCGGCAAGCCGGTCAAGATCGTGTACAACCGCGAGGAGTCCTTCTACGGCCACGTGCACCGCCACCCGGCCAAGATGCGCTTCGAGCACGGCGCCAGGGCCGACGGAACGCTGCTGTACGCCACGCTGGAGATCATCGTGGACGGCGGCGCCTACGCCTCGGCGACGCCGGCCGTGGTGGGTGTGGCCTCCTCGCTGGGCATCGGCCCCTACGAGGTGCCCAACGTGCTGGTGGACGCCTACGGGGTGTACACCACGAACCCGCCGTGCGGGGCGATGCGCGGTTTCGGCGCGGTCCAGGCGTGCTTCGGCTACGAGTCGCAGATGGACAAGCTCGCGCGGGAGCTGGGCATGCACCCGGTGGACCTGCGGATCAAGAACGCCATGGCGCAGGGCTCGCGGATCATCACGGGCCAGGAGCTGCACAGCCCGCTGCCGATGGCGGACATGCTCCGGCGCGCCCGTGAGCTGCCGATGCCCGCCGACCGCTCCGAGCTGCCCGACCCCTCCGACCTGCGCACCCTCCCGGGCGGCGTGGCCGGGACCACGCACGGCGAGGGTGTCGTGCGCGGAGTGGGCTACGGCGTGGGCCTGAAGAACCTGTGCTTCTCGGAGGGGTTCGACGACTACTCCACCGCGCGCGTGCGGCTGGAGATCGTGGCCGGCGAGCCGGTGGTGCTCGTGCACACCGCGGCCGCCGAGGTCGGCCAGGGCCTGGTCACCGTCAAGGGCCAGATCGCCCGCACCGAACTGGGTGTGGAGAACGTGGCCATCAACCCGTCCGACACCCGCGTGGGTTCGGCCGGCTCCTCCTCCGCCTCCCGCCAGTCGTACATGACCGGCGGCGCGGTGAAGCTGGCCTGTGAGGCCGTGCGCGCGTCGGTGTTCGCGATCGCCCGGGAACGCGGTGTGGTTCCGACCGACCGGGACGAGGCGGACCTGTCCCTGAGCGGCGGCAAGCTGGTCTCGGCGGCCGACGGCGTGCTGGCGTCGCTGGCCGACCTGCTGGGCGAGTCCGCGAGCGGCGGCACGGTCGTGGAGGAGACCCGCGAGCACCACCACCGCCCGACCGAGATGATCGACCCGGTCCTGGGCCAGGGCTCCTCGCACACCCAGTTCGGGATGTGCGTGCACCGCGCCGTGGTGGACGTGGACGTGGAGCTCGGCCTGGTGAAGGTCGTGGCCCTGGACGCGGTCCAGGACGTGGGTAAGGTGCTGCACCCGCAGCAGCTCGCCGGTCAGATCCAGGGCGCCTCGACCCAGGGCCTGGGCCTGGCGCTGATGGAGGAGATCCAGGTCAAGGACAGCGAGATCCGCAACCCGTCCTTCACCGACTACCTGATCCCGACCATCCTGGACACCCCGCCGATGCGCATCGAGGTGCTCGAGCACCCCGACCCGCACGCGCCCTACGGGCTGCGCGGCGCGGGTGAGCCGCCGACGCTGTCGTCGACGCCGGCGATCGTGGCGGCGGTGCGCGACGCCACCGGGCGCCCGCTGACGCACGCTCCGGTGCGGCCGGAGGACATCGTCGGCATCGACCTGTGA
- a CDS encoding 8-oxoguanine deaminase has product MSDVTVIEGAHVVTVDGGEYAQGHIVVRDGRIGAVGPGPAPEVPGSRKVDGRGCLATPGLVNTHNHLYQWATQGLFADGTLFEWLVGSYEIWHRLDAEVVGNTTSAGMSHLALSGCTTASDHHYIFPSGRGDIVAAEVAAAREVGIRLDLARGSMDRGHSSGGLPPDSVVESLEEALGATGAAIDAHHDASSDAMTRVSVAPCSPFSVSRELMVGAAELARAKGVRLHTHLAETLDEEEKCLAEFGCTPVEYAEKLGWLGEDVWFAHAVHLSDAAIARIAATGTGIAHCPTSNARLGAGICRTTELLEAGAHVGLGVDGPASSELTPLAGEMHQALLMARARKGPQALSARQALHMATLGGARVLGRDAELGSLTVGKLADIALWRVDGFGYDVIDDPVVATVFGPTPPLERLLVGGRTVVDRGELRTLSADTAAARGRAAHRALLQEVNR; this is encoded by the coding sequence ATGAGTGACGTGACCGTCATCGAGGGCGCCCACGTCGTGACCGTGGACGGCGGGGAGTACGCGCAGGGCCACATCGTGGTGCGCGACGGCCGCATCGGGGCCGTCGGGCCCGGCCCCGCCCCCGAGGTCCCGGGTTCCCGCAAGGTCGACGGTCGCGGCTGCCTGGCCACGCCGGGCCTGGTCAACACGCACAACCACCTCTACCAGTGGGCCACCCAGGGGCTGTTCGCCGACGGCACGCTCTTCGAGTGGCTGGTGGGTTCGTACGAGATCTGGCACCGGCTGGACGCGGAGGTCGTGGGGAACACGACGTCGGCGGGGATGAGCCACCTCGCGCTGTCGGGGTGCACCACCGCCTCCGACCACCACTACATCTTCCCCTCGGGCCGGGGCGACATCGTCGCCGCCGAGGTGGCCGCCGCCCGCGAGGTCGGCATCCGCCTGGACCTGGCCCGCGGGTCGATGGACCGGGGCCACAGCTCCGGCGGCCTGCCGCCGGACAGCGTCGTGGAGAGCCTGGAGGAGGCGCTGGGCGCCACCGGGGCCGCCATCGACGCCCACCACGACGCCTCCTCCGACGCCATGACGCGCGTGTCGGTGGCGCCCTGCTCGCCGTTCTCGGTGAGCCGGGAGCTGATGGTCGGCGCGGCCGAGCTGGCCCGTGCCAAGGGCGTGCGCCTGCACACCCACCTCGCCGAGACGCTCGACGAGGAGGAGAAGTGCCTGGCCGAGTTCGGGTGCACCCCCGTCGAGTACGCGGAGAAGCTCGGCTGGCTGGGCGAGGACGTGTGGTTCGCGCACGCGGTGCACCTGTCCGACGCCGCCATCGCGCGGATCGCGGCCACCGGGACCGGTATCGCGCACTGCCCCACCTCCAACGCCCGGCTGGGCGCGGGCATCTGCCGCACCACCGAGCTGCTGGAGGCGGGCGCGCACGTGGGACTGGGTGTGGACGGCCCGGCCTCCAGCGAGCTGACCCCGCTGGCCGGGGAGATGCACCAGGCGCTGCTGATGGCGCGCGCCCGCAAGGGCCCGCAGGCGCTCAGCGCCCGCCAGGCCCTGCACATGGCCACCCTGGGCGGGGCACGGGTGCTGGGCCGCGACGCCGAACTCGGTTCGCTCACCGTCGGCAAGCTCGCCGACATCGCCCTGTGGCGGGTCGACGGGTTCGGCTACGACGTGATCGACGACCCGGTGGTCGCGACGGTCTTCGGCCCCACGCCGCCCCTGGAGCGCCTGCTGGTCGGCGGCCGTACGGTCGTCGACCGCGGTGAGCTCCGCACCCTGTCCGCCGACACCGCCGCCGCGCGCGGCCGGGCCGCGCACCGCGCCCTTCTCCAGGAGGTGAACCGCTGA
- a CDS encoding (2Fe-2S)-binding protein, with translation MRVNVNVNGEDMTAENVWPGESLLYVLRERLGLPGSKNACEQGECGSCTVYFDGVTACSCMIAAGQAEGRAVRTVEGLAQEPGKGSDRTLGAVQDAFVEAGAVQCGFCTPGLLVQTDDLLERTVGAGKGAPDDAEIREALAGNLCRCTGYEKIIDAVHMAAARRAESGAAHE, from the coding sequence ATGCGCGTGAACGTCAACGTCAACGGCGAGGACATGACCGCCGAGAACGTGTGGCCGGGCGAGAGCCTGCTGTACGTCCTGCGCGAGCGCCTGGGCCTGCCGGGCAGCAAGAACGCCTGCGAGCAGGGCGAGTGCGGCTCGTGCACCGTCTACTTCGACGGTGTGACGGCGTGCTCGTGCATGATCGCCGCCGGGCAGGCCGAGGGCCGCGCGGTGCGCACGGTCGAGGGTCTGGCCCAGGAGCCCGGCAAGGGATCGGACCGCACCCTGGGCGCCGTCCAGGACGCGTTCGTCGAGGCCGGCGCCGTCCAGTGCGGCTTCTGCACACCGGGCCTGCTCGTGCAGACCGACGACCTGCTGGAGCGCACCGTGGGCGCGGGCAAGGGCGCTCCCGACGACGCCGAGATCCGTGAGGCGCTGGCCGGGAACCTGTGCCGGTGCACCGGTTACGAGAAGATCATCGACGCCGTGCACATGGCCGCCGCGCGCCGAGCCGAGAGCGGAGCCGCACATGAGTGA
- a CDS encoding xanthine dehydrogenase family protein subunit M: MEFLSPSTLEEALEAKSAHPDGVPIMGGTDVMVELNFDKRRPSALIDLARVPELGEWATEGDHIRLGAGVPYSTIVEHLSRSAPALSKAARTVASPQIRNRGSVGGNLGGASPAGDAHPPLLATDAVVELASVRGRRRVPAREFYLSLRRTALQDDELITAVLLPEPKGPQQFAKIGTRNAMVISVAAFSLALDAEKRTVGTGLGSVAPTPIRAEEAEAFLAAEFDWEGATLPSESLVRRFGELVASVTRPIDDQRGTAQYRTHSMAVMARRALSWSATEYRKGVTRCA; encoded by the coding sequence ATGGAATTCCTGAGTCCCTCCACTCTGGAGGAGGCGCTTGAGGCCAAGAGCGCCCACCCTGACGGGGTCCCCATCATGGGCGGAACCGACGTCATGGTGGAACTCAACTTCGACAAGCGGCGCCCGTCGGCCCTGATCGACCTGGCCCGCGTGCCCGAGCTGGGTGAGTGGGCCACCGAGGGCGACCACATCCGCCTGGGCGCGGGTGTGCCCTACTCCACGATCGTCGAGCACCTGTCGCGGAGCGCTCCCGCTCTGTCCAAGGCCGCACGCACGGTGGCCTCCCCGCAGATCCGCAACCGCGGCTCCGTGGGCGGCAATCTGGGCGGTGCCTCGCCCGCGGGGGACGCCCACCCTCCCCTGCTCGCCACCGACGCCGTCGTCGAACTGGCCTCGGTGCGGGGCCGTCGGCGGGTCCCCGCCCGGGAGTTCTACCTCTCCCTGCGCAGGACCGCCCTGCAGGACGACGAGCTCATCACGGCCGTCCTGCTGCCCGAGCCCAAGGGCCCGCAGCAGTTCGCCAAGATCGGCACCCGCAACGCCATGGTCATCTCCGTGGCCGCCTTCAGCCTGGCCCTGGACGCGGAGAAGCGCACGGTGGGCACCGGCCTGGGCTCGGTGGCCCCGACTCCGATCCGCGCCGAGGAGGCCGAGGCGTTCCTGGCCGCCGAGTTCGACTGGGAGGGCGCCACCCTGCCGTCGGAGAGCCTCGTGCGGCGCTTCGGCGAGCTGGTGGCCTCCGTCACCCGTCCCATCGACGACCAGCGCGGCACCGCGCAGTACCGCACCCACTCCATGGCCGTGATGGCGCGTCGCGCGCTGTCCTGGTCGGCCACCGAGTACCGGAAGGGAGTCACGCGATGCGCGTGA
- a CDS encoding PucR family transcriptional regulator, which translates to MQISELVAVKRLHLRFLTGAEHQHRTVRWAYTTDLLEPARYLRGGEFVLTGMMWRTRPEDSEIFVASVVSAGAVAIGAGTALGEIPPDLMAACQAHDIPLVEVPSETSFGAVTEEVLRSLTQRRFTTIAETRDRHRRLMAEVAAGADFPSAFADAATHASTRAWVISSTGRHVAATTEPLAEHDREWIAARALTWSSFPHTTRLPVEGGRVLTVVPVQAKDSHPLSNWLLVCTGDHQVWGDEEHEAVAELVSVSVLARSRVEERALTDARHLEGLPRLLAAQRFDEVTALMDGTGATAGTKDGGHVVVSAVMMPEPRVPDLARRVLTELVADWPGAVVTGENDTLAVVPVEGGESQARERAEEIRSELVHRARVLEGGLLDYRLAIGLSSAAHGVPELRGAAVEARHARRLAELRGGRSRVIAGAEIDSHELLLASVPEEVQTSYRERLLGPLVAYDRDHRSELVTTLERFLEHSGSWQRCAAAMHVHVNTLRYRIGRVEELTGRDMSSLEHRVDLFLALKLRD; encoded by the coding sequence ATGCAGATCAGTGAGCTGGTCGCCGTCAAGCGGCTGCACCTGCGGTTCCTGACGGGAGCCGAGCACCAGCACCGCACCGTGCGCTGGGCCTACACCACGGATCTGCTGGAGCCCGCCCGCTACCTGCGCGGCGGCGAGTTCGTCCTCACCGGCATGATGTGGCGCACCCGGCCCGAGGACTCCGAGATTTTCGTGGCCTCCGTCGTCAGCGCCGGGGCCGTCGCGATCGGCGCCGGCACCGCCCTGGGCGAGATCCCCCCGGACCTCATGGCCGCCTGCCAGGCGCACGACATCCCGCTCGTGGAGGTCCCCTCCGAGACCTCCTTCGGCGCGGTCACCGAAGAGGTCCTGCGCTCGCTCACCCAACGCCGCTTCACCACCATCGCCGAGACCCGCGACCGCCACCGCCGCCTGATGGCGGAGGTCGCGGCGGGCGCCGACTTCCCCTCCGCCTTCGCCGACGCGGCCACCCACGCCTCGACACGTGCCTGGGTGATCTCCTCCACCGGCCGCCACGTGGCCGCGACCACCGAACCGCTGGCCGAGCACGACCGCGAATGGATCGCCGCCAGAGCCCTGACCTGGTCGTCCTTCCCCCACACCACCCGCCTGCCCGTCGAGGGCGGCCGCGTACTCACCGTCGTACCCGTCCAGGCCAAGGACTCCCATCCGCTGTCGAACTGGCTGCTGGTCTGCACGGGCGACCACCAGGTGTGGGGCGACGAGGAGCACGAGGCCGTCGCCGAACTGGTGTCGGTCTCGGTGCTGGCGCGCAGCCGGGTGGAGGAGCGCGCCCTGACCGACGCCCGCCACCTGGAGGGGCTGCCGCGCCTGCTGGCCGCCCAGCGCTTCGACGAGGTCACCGCGCTCATGGACGGCACCGGTGCGACCGCCGGGACCAAGGACGGGGGTCACGTGGTGGTGAGCGCCGTGATGATGCCCGAGCCGCGCGTACCCGACCTGGCGCGGCGCGTGCTCACCGAACTCGTCGCGGACTGGCCCGGCGCGGTCGTGACCGGCGAGAACGACACCCTGGCCGTGGTCCCGGTCGAAGGCGGCGAGTCCCAGGCGCGCGAGCGCGCCGAGGAGATCCGGTCCGAACTCGTCCACCGCGCGCGCGTCCTGGAGGGCGGACTGCTGGACTACCGGCTCGCCATCGGCCTGAGCTCAGCCGCGCACGGCGTGCCCGAGCTGCGCGGGGCCGCCGTGGAGGCCCGCCACGCGCGCCGCCTGGCCGAACTGCGCGGCGGGCGCTCACGCGTCATCGCCGGGGCGGAGATCGACTCCCACGAGCTCCTGCTGGCCTCGGTGCCCGAGGAGGTGCAGACGTCCTACCGCGAACGCCTGCTCGGCCCGCTGGTGGCCTACGACCGCGACCACCGGTCGGAGCTGGTGACGACCCTGGAACGGTTCCTGGAGCACTCCGGGTCCTGGCAGCGCTGCGCCGCGGCCATGCACGTCCACGTCAACACCCTGCGGTACCGGATCGGCCGGGTGGAGGAGCTGACCGGCCGCGACATGAGCAGCCTGGAACACCGCGTCGACCTGTTCCTGGCGCTCAAGCTCCGCGACTGA
- a CDS encoding pentapeptide repeat-containing protein, whose amino-acid sequence MSTDLSTPLTTDADLSGTDLRDALAEPAGQRREFVRCDLSQADLRETDLVDAVFTDCRLDGARLDRALLDGALLTGGSASGATLAGAECADARFERVDLANTRWQGALLTDAAFSGCRMTGAGLTSLRGVGYSFAHCNLMLARCKGLSLRGLTLEGLRMDEADLASADLRETVWVESRLRGANLVNARFQGADLRGADLGEPGLDQAGYLRGATISPAQAGAILGALGITVAE is encoded by the coding sequence ATGAGTACCGACCTCTCCACACCCCTGACCACCGACGCCGACCTGTCCGGAACGGACCTGCGCGACGCGCTCGCCGAGCCCGCCGGACAGCGCCGGGAGTTCGTGCGCTGCGACCTGTCCCAGGCCGACCTGCGCGAGACCGACCTCGTGGACGCCGTCTTCACCGACTGCCGCCTCGACGGAGCCCGGCTGGACCGGGCGCTCCTGGACGGGGCACTCCTGACGGGCGGCAGCGCCTCGGGCGCGACCCTCGCCGGGGCGGAGTGCGCCGACGCCCGGTTCGAGCGGGTGGACCTGGCCAACACGCGCTGGCAGGGCGCACTGCTCACCGACGCGGCCTTCTCCGGCTGCCGGATGACGGGGGCGGGCCTGACGTCGCTGCGCGGGGTGGGGTACTCCTTCGCGCACTGCAACCTCATGCTGGCCCGGTGCAAGGGCCTGTCCCTGCGGGGGCTGACGCTGGAGGGCCTGCGCATGGACGAGGCCGACCTGGCCAGTGCCGACCTGCGCGAGACGGTGTGGGTGGAGTCGCGGCTGCGCGGCGCCAACCTGGTCAACGCGCGGTTCCAAGGCGCGGACCTGCGCGGCGCCGACCTGGGGGAGCCGGGCCTGGACCAGGCCGGATACCTGCGCGGAGCCACCATCAGCCCGGCGCAGGCGGGGGCCATCCTGGGGGCGCTGGGGATCACGGTGGCGGAGTAG